From the Solibacillus sp. FSL R5-0449 genome, one window contains:
- the glmS gene encoding glutamine--fructose-6-phosphate transaminase (isomerizing) yields MCGIVGYNGVLDAKEILLKGLEKLEYRGYDSAGIAVHNEEGVTVFKEKGRIADLRKAVDGDVEAAVGIGHTRWATHGVPNRLNAHPHTSASGRYTLVHNGVIENYHLLQKAYLKGIKMNSDTDTEVIVQLIDLFAKEGLSTLEAFRKTLSLLHGSYALALLDNEDVETIYVAKNKSPLLVGVGEDFNVIASDAMAMLQVTDQFIELHDKEVVIVRKDKVEITTLNGRVVERAPYTAQLDASDIEKGTYPHYMLKEMDEQPTVIRKIIQAYEQGEDVTVDKDILKALAEADRLYIIAAGTSYHAGLIGKQYFEKIAGIPVEVHISSEFGYNMPLLSKKPLFIFISQSGETADSRQVLVKIKELGYKALTVTNVQGSTLSREADYTLLLHAGPEIAVASTKAYVAQVAVLAVAAYAVAKELGMELDFDLKQELAIVANGIQTIIDSKEEMEQIAEDYLKIARNAFFIGRNMDFCVSLEGALKLKEISYIQAEGFAGGELKHGTIALIEEGTPVFALATQKGVALNIRGNVKEVVARGANACIIAMEGMEEEGDRLVIPSVHELLTPLVSVVPLQLISYYAALHRRCDVDKPRNLAKSVTVE; encoded by the coding sequence ATGTGTGGAATTGTAGGATATAACGGCGTATTGGACGCTAAAGAGATTTTATTAAAAGGTTTAGAGAAACTAGAGTACCGTGGCTATGATTCTGCAGGAATCGCTGTACACAATGAAGAAGGCGTAACAGTATTCAAAGAAAAAGGCCGTATTGCAGATTTACGTAAAGCAGTAGATGGCGATGTGGAAGCAGCTGTAGGGATTGGCCATACACGTTGGGCAACTCACGGAGTACCAAACCGCTTAAATGCCCACCCTCATACAAGTGCTTCAGGCCGATATACGCTTGTACACAACGGGGTTATCGAAAACTATCATTTATTACAAAAAGCTTATCTTAAAGGAATTAAGATGAACTCTGATACAGATACAGAAGTGATCGTACAGTTAATCGATTTATTTGCAAAAGAGGGCTTATCTACGTTAGAAGCATTCCGTAAAACATTATCGTTATTACACGGTTCTTACGCATTAGCACTTTTAGATAATGAAGATGTGGAAACGATTTACGTAGCGAAAAACAAATCACCTTTATTAGTAGGTGTAGGTGAAGACTTCAACGTGATCGCTTCAGACGCAATGGCGATGCTGCAAGTAACTGACCAGTTTATCGAATTGCACGATAAGGAAGTTGTAATCGTTCGTAAAGATAAAGTTGAAATCACAACATTAAACGGCCGCGTTGTTGAGCGTGCACCATATACAGCACAATTGGATGCTTCAGATATCGAAAAAGGAACATACCCTCACTATATGTTAAAAGAAATGGATGAGCAGCCTACTGTTATCCGTAAAATCATTCAAGCATATGAACAGGGCGAAGATGTTACAGTTGATAAAGATATTTTAAAAGCATTGGCAGAAGCGGACCGTCTATATATTATTGCGGCAGGTACGAGTTACCATGCCGGCTTGATCGGGAAACAGTATTTCGAGAAAATCGCTGGTATCCCAGTAGAAGTACACATTTCAAGCGAGTTTGGCTATAATATGCCATTACTTTCGAAAAAGCCATTATTTATTTTCATTTCACAATCAGGGGAAACAGCAGATAGCCGTCAAGTATTAGTAAAAATCAAAGAGCTTGGCTACAAAGCGTTAACTGTAACGAACGTACAAGGCTCAACACTTTCTCGTGAAGCGGATTACACATTACTATTGCATGCCGGACCGGAAATTGCTGTAGCATCTACAAAAGCGTATGTGGCGCAAGTAGCTGTTTTAGCAGTAGCTGCCTATGCCGTTGCAAAAGAGTTAGGAATGGAACTGGACTTTGATTTAAAACAGGAGCTGGCAATCGTTGCAAACGGTATCCAGACAATTATCGACTCTAAAGAGGAAATGGAGCAGATTGCCGAAGATTATTTAAAAATCGCGCGCAATGCATTCTTTATCGGTCGTAATATGGACTTCTGTGTATCATTGGAAGGTGCATTAAAACTTAAAGAAATCTCATACATTCAGGCAGAAGGTTTTGCCGGTGGTGAGTTAAAACACGGTACAATTGCATTAATCGAAGAAGGAACACCAGTCTTCGCTTTAGCAACACAAAAAGGTGTGGCACTTAACATTCGCGGTAACGTGAAGGAAGTTGTAGCGCGCGGTGCCAATGCATGTATTATTGCAATGGAAGGCATGGAAGAAGAGGGCGACCGTTTAGTCATCCCTTCAGTACATGAGCTATTAACACCACTTGTATCTGTTGTACCATTACAATTGATCAGCTACTATGCTGCACTTCACCGTCGTTGTGATGTTGATAAACCTCGTAACCTTGCAAAATCAGTTACGGTTGAATAG
- a CDS encoding type 1 glutamine amidotransferase domain-containing protein codes for MAKIATLITDKFEDVEFTSPKQALEAAGHTIVTIDKEGNKSVTGKNGEATVQIDKGVAETSPEDYDALFIPGGFSPDLLRDDERVVAFAKYFMDEKKPVFAICHGPQLLITAKSLEGRDATGYKSIKVDMEYAGVKFHDEEVFVCQKQLVTSRTPDDLPAFNREIVNLLEEKGL; via the coding sequence TTGGCTAAAATTGCAACATTAATTACTGACAAATTTGAAGATGTGGAGTTCACAAGTCCGAAACAGGCTCTAGAAGCTGCAGGGCATACAATTGTAACGATTGATAAAGAAGGAAATAAATCGGTTACAGGTAAAAATGGCGAAGCAACAGTTCAGATTGATAAAGGGGTAGCAGAGACAAGCCCTGAGGACTATGATGCGTTATTTATTCCAGGTGGTTTCTCACCGGATTTACTGCGTGATGATGAGCGCGTTGTAGCATTTGCAAAGTATTTTATGGATGAAAAGAAACCTGTCTTTGCAATTTGCCATGGACCACAGCTGCTAATTACAGCGAAGTCATTAGAGGGACGAGATGCAACAGGTTATAAATCAATCAAAGTTGATATGGAATATGCAGGGGTTAAATTCCATGATGAAGAAGTATTCGTTTGTCAAAAACAGCTTGTAACGAGCCGTACGCCGGACGATTTACCTGCATTTAACCGAGAAATTGTAAACTTATTAGAAGAAAAGGGGCTTTAA
- the glmM gene encoding phosphoglucosamine mutase has translation MGKYFGTDGVRGVANSELTPELAFKLGRIGGYVLTKDAKDRPKVLIGRDTRISGEMLEGALVAGLLSIGAEVMRLGVISTPGVAYLTRVMNAEAGVMISASHNPVADNGIKFFGPDGFKLTDAQEEEIERILDAEEDTLPRPVGAAVGSVTDYFEGGQKYISYLKQTVEEDFEGLHVALDCAHGATSSLATHLFADLEADISTMGASPDGLNINEGVGSTHPEKLAAFVAERGADVGLAFDGDGDRLIAVDENGTIVDGDQIMFIIGKYLNAKGRLNKGTIVSTVMSNMGFYKALEDNEMTSVKTAVGDRYVVEEMRANDYNLGGEQSGHIVFLDYNTTGDGLLTGIQLVNIMKATGKKLSELAGEMTIYPQKLVNVRVTDKHAVTQNEKVAAVIAEVEAEMAGNGRVLVRPSGTEPLVRVMVEAASEEACENYVVRIADVVRTEMGLAE, from the coding sequence ATGGGTAAATATTTCGGAACAGATGGCGTTCGCGGTGTCGCAAATAGTGAACTAACACCAGAGTTGGCATTTAAACTAGGCCGTATTGGCGGCTATGTGCTGACTAAGGATGCTAAAGATCGCCCGAAAGTATTAATTGGACGCGATACACGTATTTCTGGGGAAATGTTGGAAGGTGCACTTGTTGCAGGTCTTCTTTCAATTGGAGCAGAAGTTATGCGTTTAGGTGTAATTAGTACACCAGGTGTTGCGTATCTTACACGTGTCATGAACGCTGAAGCAGGTGTTATGATTTCAGCATCTCATAATCCTGTTGCAGATAATGGCATTAAATTTTTCGGTCCAGACGGCTTTAAATTAACAGACGCACAAGAAGAAGAGATTGAACGTATTCTTGATGCAGAAGAAGATACATTACCACGTCCAGTAGGTGCTGCTGTTGGTTCAGTGACAGACTACTTTGAAGGTGGACAAAAATATATTTCATACTTAAAACAAACAGTTGAAGAAGATTTTGAAGGATTACATGTGGCATTAGACTGTGCGCATGGTGCGACTTCTTCTTTAGCAACTCATTTATTTGCAGATTTAGAGGCAGATATTTCAACGATGGGTGCTTCTCCGGATGGACTGAACATCAATGAAGGTGTCGGTTCAACACATCCTGAAAAGTTAGCAGCATTTGTTGCGGAGCGCGGCGCAGACGTTGGTTTAGCATTTGATGGAGATGGAGACCGCTTAATCGCTGTAGATGAGAACGGTACAATTGTTGACGGTGACCAAATTATGTTCATCATCGGAAAATATCTAAATGCAAAAGGCCGCTTAAATAAAGGCACGATCGTATCTACAGTTATGAGTAACATGGGCTTCTACAAAGCGCTTGAAGACAATGAAATGACAAGTGTTAAAACAGCAGTCGGAGATCGCTATGTTGTAGAAGAAATGCGTGCAAATGACTATAACTTAGGTGGCGAACAATCGGGCCACATCGTATTTTTAGATTACAATACAACAGGAGATGGCTTGCTTACAGGTATCCAGTTAGTGAATATTATGAAAGCAACAGGCAAAAAACTTTCTGAGCTTGCAGGTGAAATGACGATTTACCCGCAAAAGCTAGTGAACGTGCGTGTAACAGATAAACATGCTGTAACACAAAATGAAAAGGTTGCCGCTGTCATCGCAGAAGTAGAAGCGGAAATGGCAGGCAATGGCCGTGTATTAGTTCGCCCTTCAGGTACAGAGCCTCTAGTGCGTGTTATGGTGGAAGCAGCTTCTGAAGAGGCTTGCGAAAACTATGTTGTACGCATTGCAGATGTAGTTCGTACAGAAATGGGTTTAGCTGAATAA
- a CDS encoding CdaR family protein, with protein MDKIFDSSWMLRLTALFLAVALFLYIQTEEKRETDSSTSNETDVITNVPLEVYYDSDNLFVTGLPETVDVKISGPKRIVMKTKLEKDFKLFVDLNSLLIGEHSVTIHQENFSEKLDVSIEPRIINVTIEEKVTEQFRVEPEMNNRLLAENFVLNEMTAEPSKVAVTGAKSVIDSISYVKATVSGEKDLNKTFEQEAAVKVLDRDLNKLDVSINPDKVNVKVEINEYSKEVPIKLNEIGEPVEGLTIDSLSPEKSNITVYGSKSVVDSLKEVVVDVDVSKIKKSGSHEFKIELPTGTTKLSQEKLKVNATVSGEPVRDQGKDSEAEKDADSNNEGTDGN; from the coding sequence ATGGATAAAATATTTGATAGCTCATGGATGCTCCGTTTAACCGCTTTATTTTTAGCGGTGGCACTATTCCTGTATATTCAAACAGAAGAAAAACGTGAAACGGACTCGAGCACATCCAATGAAACAGATGTCATCACAAATGTGCCATTGGAAGTGTATTATGATTCTGATAATTTATTTGTTACAGGTCTCCCTGAAACGGTCGATGTGAAAATTTCAGGGCCGAAACGAATCGTAATGAAAACAAAGCTTGAAAAGGATTTCAAACTTTTTGTCGATTTAAACTCATTGTTAATTGGTGAACATAGCGTTACAATACATCAAGAAAACTTTTCGGAAAAACTGGATGTATCAATTGAGCCTAGAATAATAAATGTAACAATTGAAGAAAAGGTTACTGAACAGTTTCGCGTAGAGCCGGAAATGAATAACCGCCTTTTAGCCGAAAACTTCGTACTGAACGAGATGACAGCAGAACCGTCAAAAGTGGCAGTAACAGGAGCGAAAAGCGTTATTGATAGCATAAGTTATGTAAAGGCGACGGTTTCTGGTGAGAAAGATTTAAATAAAACATTTGAGCAGGAAGCGGCTGTAAAGGTGCTAGACCGCGACCTGAATAAGCTGGATGTCAGCATTAATCCGGATAAGGTCAATGTAAAAGTAGAAATTAATGAATATAGTAAAGAAGTCCCGATTAAGTTAAATGAAATTGGGGAACCAGTAGAAGGGCTTACAATTGACAGTTTATCCCCGGAAAAATCTAACATAACGGTATATGGTTCAAAATCTGTAGTGGATTCATTAAAAGAAGTTGTCGTAGACGTTGATGTTTCAAAAATTAAAAAATCCGGTTCCCATGAGTTTAAAATTGAGCTTCCAACAGGGACTACCAAGTTATCACAAGAGAAGCTTAAGGTAAACGCAACTGTGAGTGGAGAGCCAGTTCGTGATCAGGGAAAAGATAGTGAAGCAGAAAAAGATGCAGATTCTAATAATGAAGGTACAGATGGCAACTAA
- the cdaA gene encoding diadenylate cyclase CdaA, whose protein sequence is MQIIEQFTDIAAVDMIFKVLDVLLVWYVVYKALTLIRGTKAVQLLKGLLIVVLAKFATYVFGLDTLDWLLQEVIDWGFLAIIIIFQPEIRRALEQIGRGKIFQRTNNQQEDEQTRLVEAMKKSVSYMAKRRIGALISIEKDTGLNEYVETGIKMDAAISSELMINIFIPNTPLHDGAVIIQKNQIAASACYLPLSESAFISKELGTRHRAALGLSEVTDAITIVVSEETGAISITANGNLHRNLNITEFEELLRKLWFGPEQDSNLASKWTWGGKKNG, encoded by the coding sequence ATGCAAATAATTGAGCAATTTACAGACATTGCTGCTGTAGATATGATTTTTAAAGTACTGGACGTACTGCTTGTATGGTACGTAGTTTATAAAGCATTGACCCTCATTAGAGGAACGAAAGCCGTTCAATTATTGAAAGGGTTATTAATTGTTGTGTTAGCAAAATTTGCTACCTACGTTTTCGGTTTAGACACCCTTGATTGGTTATTGCAAGAAGTAATTGATTGGGGTTTCTTAGCAATTATTATTATATTCCAGCCGGAAATACGTCGAGCTCTTGAGCAAATCGGACGAGGAAAGATTTTCCAACGGACGAATAACCAGCAGGAAGATGAGCAGACACGCTTAGTCGAAGCGATGAAAAAATCTGTAAGTTATATGGCAAAGCGTCGAATTGGAGCACTTATATCAATTGAAAAAGATACAGGATTAAATGAATATGTGGAAACAGGTATCAAGATGGATGCCGCGATTTCTTCTGAATTAATGATTAATATTTTCATCCCTAATACACCGTTACATGACGGGGCCGTAATTATACAGAAAAACCAAATAGCCGCTTCGGCATGTTACTTGCCATTGTCAGAAAGTGCATTTATTTCCAAAGAACTTGGTACACGTCACCGGGCAGCACTTGGGTTAAGTGAAGTAACAGATGCAATTACAATTGTTGTATCCGAAGAAACAGGTGCGATTAGTATTACTGCTAATGGTAATTTACACCGTAATCTCAATATTACAGAATTTGAAGAATTACTGCGTAAACTATGGTTTGGTCCTGAACAAGATTCTAACTTAGCATCTAAGTGGACTTGGGGAGGGAAAAAGAATGGATAA
- a CDS encoding zf-HC2 domain-containing protein, translating into MKTCASEFVDYMHEYLDGDISREHEQILKQHLQTCPDCQQHMHELSDTVAFIKSAAHITAPPRFEDQVISRLPKRKSSAGIKRWFRQHPVLMAAAVFFLCMSATLLGSFPNDDQFSVTKQPNLVIEGQTVTVPVGEVVKGDIVVKNGDIIVEGEVDGNITVINGNYMASTAVVTGQVEEIDEMFEWLWYKIKDGFNRAIAVFNK; encoded by the coding sequence ATGAAAACGTGTGCATCAGAATTCGTGGATTATATGCACGAATATTTAGATGGTGATATTAGTCGTGAGCATGAACAAATATTGAAGCAGCATTTGCAAACATGCCCTGATTGCCAACAACATATGCATGAATTAAGTGACACGGTTGCGTTTATCAAGAGTGCAGCACATATTACTGCCCCTCCGCGCTTTGAGGATCAAGTGATAAGTCGTTTACCGAAACGCAAAAGTTCTGCCGGCATTAAACGTTGGTTCCGTCAGCATCCTGTACTTATGGCTGCAGCAGTATTCTTTTTATGTATGAGTGCCACATTGTTAGGCAGTTTCCCGAATGATGATCAATTCTCCGTGACGAAACAGCCTAATTTAGTTATTGAAGGACAAACGGTAACAGTGCCGGTCGGTGAAGTTGTTAAAGGTGACATCGTCGTGAAAAATGGAGATATTATTGTCGAAGGAGAAGTGGACGGCAATATTACAGTGATCAACGGCAATTACATGGCATCTACGGCGGTTGTTACAGGGCAGGTAGAGGAAATCGATGAAATGTTCGAATGGCTCTGGTACAAAATTAAAGACGGCTTCAATAGAGCAATCGCTGTTTTTAATAAGTAA
- the sigW gene encoding RNA polymerase sigma factor SigW produces MDALVNKRIKQVLKGDQNAYADIVNLYQHKLYQVCYRMLGNKQEAEDIAQEAFIRAYINLHSYDQNRKFSTWLYRIGTNLCIDRIRKKKPDYYLDAEVAGTEGLDMYSQIAADEQLPEEAVEQMELQDRIQYEISRLPDKYRSVIVLKYIEELSLQEISEILDMPLGTVKTRIHRGREALRKQLNNL; encoded by the coding sequence ATGGATGCGTTAGTTAATAAAAGAATAAAGCAAGTGCTTAAAGGTGATCAAAACGCATATGCCGACATCGTTAACCTCTACCAGCACAAGCTGTATCAAGTGTGCTATCGAATGCTTGGAAATAAACAGGAAGCAGAAGATATCGCACAGGAGGCATTCATACGTGCCTATATTAATTTACATTCGTATGATCAAAATCGAAAATTTTCAACATGGCTTTACCGAATCGGAACAAATCTTTGTATTGACCGGATTCGTAAAAAGAAGCCCGATTATTATTTAGATGCGGAAGTAGCAGGAACAGAAGGATTGGATATGTATTCCCAGATTGCCGCAGATGAGCAGTTGCCCGAAGAGGCCGTTGAGCAGATGGAGCTTCAGGATAGAATACAATATGAAATCAGCCGTCTTCCCGATAAATATCGATCGGTCATTGTATTAAAATATATAGAAGAGCTGTCCCTTCAGGAAATAAGTGAAATTTTAGATATGCCTTTAGGAACAGTTAAAACACGTATTCACCGTGGCCGTGAAGCGTTAAGAAAGCAGTTAAACAATTTGTAG
- the rocF gene encoding arginase, which translates to MMNQKISIVGVPCDYGQQRRGVDMGPSAIRYAGVQQRLADLGYEVEDEGNIQVIEGDAAATKDEKLLNLDEVIKVNTALAEKVYNVVKKDYIPLVLGGDHSIAIGTLAGLSMKYKNLGVIWFDAHADLNTPETTPSGNIHGMPLATSIGLGHERLTSILHAEPKIKAENIVIIGGRSIDEGERELIKTRGIKIYTMHEIDRLGMTYVMEETLKHFKQLKIDGLHLSLDLDALDPLYTPGVGTPVAGGITYRESHLAMEMIQESGLMTSAEFVEVNPILDERNKTAELAVALIGSLFGETLV; encoded by the coding sequence ATGATGAATCAGAAAATTTCAATCGTAGGGGTACCATGTGATTATGGGCAACAACGCCGTGGAGTAGATATGGGTCCGAGTGCCATCAGATATGCCGGTGTGCAGCAGCGTTTGGCCGATCTTGGCTATGAAGTTGAAGATGAAGGGAATATTCAAGTTATAGAGGGGGATGCAGCTGCAACGAAAGATGAAAAGCTGCTTAATCTGGATGAGGTAATCAAGGTAAATACAGCACTTGCCGAAAAAGTATATAACGTTGTAAAAAAGGATTACATACCGCTTGTATTGGGGGGCGATCATAGTATTGCAATTGGTACATTGGCTGGCCTATCGATGAAATATAAAAATCTGGGTGTCATCTGGTTTGATGCACATGCAGATTTAAATACACCGGAAACAACGCCTTCAGGAAATATTCATGGGATGCCATTAGCAACAAGTATCGGGCTAGGACATGAAAGGCTAACTTCGATTTTACATGCTGAACCTAAAATTAAAGCAGAAAACATTGTTATAATTGGCGGACGTTCTATCGATGAAGGGGAACGGGAGCTAATTAAAACACGAGGGATTAAAATATATACAATGCATGAAATCGATCGTCTAGGAATGACATATGTAATGGAAGAAACACTGAAACATTTTAAGCAGTTGAAAATTGATGGTCTTCATTTATCGCTTGATTTGGATGCGTTAGATCCTTTATATACTCCTGGTGTAGGGACACCTGTAGCAGGGGGAATTACTTACCGGGAAAGTCATTTAGCGATGGAAATGATACAGGAATCCGGGTTAATGACATCAGCGGAGTTTGTAGAAGTGAATCCCATATTAGATGAGCGAAATAAAACAGCAGAGTTGGCGGTTGCGTTAATCGGCTCTTTATTTGGCGAAACTTTAGTATGA
- a CDS encoding alpha/beta fold hydrolase — MRKIAYSLAVVLLLSACNGEDTDKSTAEEQTKQEVVHMEQALLGKWQGMIEIPQSPLEIILNLEESSGSISVPAQGLSDFAFESIKYNKSDVAITINLAGSLVKIDGKLNNETIEGTFTQNGQSFPITLKPYTETPVTYDELSIPVSGGQLKAALEMPDKATGELVIIHAGSGPTNKDGNTIGAGSNNSLKMIAEGLAEKGIASIRFDKRGVGENTALVKKEEDLTFEVYVEDVKSIVDYAKKDDRFNEIHLLGHSEGALIMTIAAQQNDVASLISVAGIGRPADEVLMEQLSASLPQNLLSESEKILQQLKAGNEMKTVSPQLQSLFRPSVQPYMISWLKYDPQHEISNVNVPIIILQGKKDIQVTEEDAENLHAANNDATIHYFDKMNHVLKDVEGDREQNLASYYNPDLPLTKGLIEEMTDFIKQ, encoded by the coding sequence ATGCGAAAAATTGCTTATAGTTTAGCTGTTGTGTTATTGCTGTCAGCTTGTAATGGTGAAGATACGGATAAGTCAACGGCAGAAGAACAAACAAAGCAGGAGGTTGTGCATATGGAACAAGCGTTATTAGGAAAGTGGCAAGGAATGATTGAGATTCCGCAGTCGCCTCTTGAAATTATACTAAATTTGGAAGAGTCGAGTGGGAGTATTTCCGTACCTGCACAAGGACTGAGTGACTTTGCATTTGAATCAATTAAATATAACAAGTCGGATGTAGCCATCACCATTAATTTAGCCGGATCTCTCGTTAAAATTGACGGGAAGCTAAATAACGAAACAATAGAAGGAACGTTCACACAAAATGGACAGTCCTTTCCAATTACGTTAAAGCCTTATACAGAGACACCAGTTACGTATGATGAGCTATCGATTCCAGTTTCCGGCGGACAGCTTAAAGCCGCGTTGGAAATGCCTGATAAAGCTACGGGCGAGCTTGTTATTATCCATGCAGGGTCTGGACCTACTAATAAAGACGGTAATACAATTGGAGCTGGTTCGAACAATAGTTTAAAGATGATTGCAGAAGGGTTAGCGGAGAAAGGAATTGCTTCTATTCGGTTCGATAAGCGTGGAGTCGGTGAGAATACGGCATTAGTTAAAAAAGAAGAAGATTTAACGTTTGAAGTCTATGTAGAGGATGTTAAATCTATTGTAGATTACGCTAAAAAGGATGACCGATTTAATGAAATTCATTTATTAGGTCACAGTGAGGGTGCATTAATAATGACCATTGCTGCCCAGCAAAATGATGTAGCTTCTCTCATTTCGGTAGCAGGTATTGGTAGACCTGCTGATGAAGTTTTAATGGAGCAGTTATCAGCAAGCTTACCTCAGAACTTATTGTCGGAATCAGAAAAAATACTGCAGCAATTAAAAGCGGGTAATGAGATGAAAACAGTGTCTCCACAGCTCCAATCATTATTTAGACCATCTGTTCAACCATATATGATTTCATGGCTTAAATACGATCCCCAGCATGAAATTAGTAATGTTAACGTTCCGATAATCATCCTTCAAGGTAAAAAAGATATTCAAGTAACCGAAGAAGATGCGGAAAACTTACATGCAGCAAATAATGATGCGACAATACACTATTTCGATAAGATGAATCATGTGTTAAAGGATGTAGAAGGTGACCGAGAACAAAATCTTGCGAGCTATTACAATCCTGATTTACCGCTAACAAAGGGATTAATCGAAGAAATGACCGATTTTATAAAACAGTAA
- a CDS encoding FusB/FusC family EF-G-binding protein, whose product MTAPFLMVVDLRLIEQQVNKILQAKLASNDKKIVSAVRELAIAELREKLTHVNEDIIKEVETVEDTIGAELFFQSLKSYTIPFKPISEQGLQKLFKKDKKLKLPRLEMIDWQTISYLSWVDKGTNRQYIVLEKEGDYTALRGVVDAHNPIKGVCSICNQHSAVHLFTATVKGNGDNYTSYSNYICDDSQLCNQKVSDYEKLQEFVDRNLI is encoded by the coding sequence ATGACAGCACCATTTTTAATGGTAGTGGACCTACGATTAATCGAACAGCAAGTAAATAAAATACTGCAGGCAAAGTTAGCATCAAATGATAAGAAAATTGTTTCAGCTGTAAGAGAGCTGGCAATTGCAGAGCTAAGAGAAAAACTGACACATGTAAATGAAGATATTATTAAAGAAGTAGAAACAGTTGAGGATACTATCGGGGCAGAACTATTTTTCCAAAGCTTAAAGTCATATACTATTCCGTTTAAACCGATTTCCGAGCAAGGTTTGCAAAAGCTTTTTAAAAAAGATAAGAAGCTGAAGCTGCCTAGACTAGAAATGATTGATTGGCAAACAATCAGCTATCTGTCATGGGTTGATAAAGGGACGAATCGCCAATACATTGTACTGGAAAAGGAAGGCGATTATACAGCATTACGTGGAGTTGTTGATGCTCACAATCCTATTAAAGGCGTTTGTTCGATTTGTAACCAGCATAGTGCAGTACATTTGTTTACAGCTACAGTAAAGGGCAATGGGGATAACTATACATCTTACAGCAATTACATATGTGATGATTCACAATTATGTAATCAAAAGGTCAGTGATTATGAAAAACTTCAGGAATTTGTTGACCGTAATTTAATTTAA